In a single window of the Phocoena sinus isolate mPhoSin1 chromosome 7, mPhoSin1.pri, whole genome shotgun sequence genome:
- the NAB1 gene encoding NGFI-A-binding protein 1 isoform X3, translating to MAAALPRTLGELQLYRILQKANLLSYFDAFIQQGGDDVQQLCEAGEEEFLEIMALVGMASKPLHVRRLQKALRDWVTNPGLFNQPLTSLPVSSIPIYKLPEGSPTWLGISCSSYERNSNAREPHLKIPKCAATTCVQSLGQGKSDVVGSLALQSISESRLWQGHHATESEHSLSPADLGSPASPKESSEALDAAAALSVAECVERMAPTLPKSDLNEVKELLKTNKKLAKMIGHIFEMSDDDPHKEEEIRKYSAIYGRFDSKRKDGKHLTLHELTVNEAAAQLCVKDNALLTRRDELFALARQISREVTYKYTYRTTKSKCGERDELSPKRIKVEDGFPDFQDSVQTLFQQAKAKSEELAALSSQQPEKVMAKQMEFLCTQAGYDRLQHAERRLCAGLYRQSSEEHSPNGLTSDNADGQGERPLNLRMPNLQNRQLHHFVVDGELSRHYSSEAKSHSSESLGILKDYPHSAFTLEKKVIKTEPEDSR from the exons ATGGCCGCGGCCCTACCCAGGACCCTGGGGGAGTTGCAGCTGTACAGAATATTACAAAAAGCCAATCTGCTTTCTTATTTTGATGCCTTTATCCAACAAGGTGGTGATGATGTCCAGCAACTCTGTGAAGCTGGAGAAGAGGAATTCTTGGAAATCATGGCACTCGTGGGCATGGCTAGCAAGCCCCTTCACGTTAGGAGGCTACAGAAGGCTTTGAGAGACTGGGTTACAAACCCTGGCCTTTTCAATCAGCCGCTGACATCCCTGCCTGTCAGTAGCATACCCATCTATAAATTACCAGAGGGATCACCAACCTGGCTGGGAATATCCTGCAGCAGTTATGAAAGGAACAGCAATGCCCGGGAACCTCATTTAAAAATCCCCAAGTGTGCTGCCACCACCTGTGTGCAGAGCTTGGGACAGGGGAAATCAGACGTGGTGGGGAGCTTAGCGCTGCAGAGTATCAGTGAGTCCCGACTCTGGCAAGGCCACCATGCCACTGAGAGTGAGCACAGCCTCTCCCCAGCTGACCTTGGCTCTCCAGCTTCCCCAAAAGAAAGTAGTGAGGCGCTGGATGCTGCTGCCGCGCTCTCTGTAGCGGAGTGTGTGGAACGAATGGCCCCCACGCTGCCGAAAAGTGACTTAAACGAAGTGAAAGAGCTGCTAAAAACCAACAAGAAGTTGGCCAAAATGATTGGTCACATCTTTGAGATGAGTGATGATGATCCACACAAAGAGGAGGAAATTCGAAAATATAGTGCAATATATGGCAGATTTGACTCCAAGAGAAAGGATGGGAAACACCTCACGCTTCATGAG CTCACTGTTAATGAAGCGGCTGCTCAGCTTTGTGTGAAGGATAACGCTCTACTGACAAGAAGAGATGAACTTTTTGCCCTGGCTAGGCAGATTTCTCGAGAAGTCACCTATAAATATACTTACAGAACCACCAA ATCAAAATGTGGAGAAAGAGATGAATTATCCCCGAAGAGAATTAAAGTGGAG GATGGGTTTCCAGATTTCCAGGACTCTGTGCAGACACTCTTCCAGCAGGCTAAAGCTAAGAGTGAGGAACTCGCTGCTCTTAGTTCACAG CAGCCTGAAAAGGTGATGGCAAAGCAGATGGAGTTCCTTTGCACCCAAGCTGGCTATGACAGACTGCAGCATGCTGAAAGAAGACTGTGTGCAGGACTTTACAGGCAAAGCTCAGAAGAGCACAGCCCTAATGGCTTGACTTCTGATAACGCTGATGGACAAG gcGAAAGACCTTTGAACCTCCGAATGCCTAATTTACAGAACAGACAACTCCATCATTTTGTGGTGGATGGGGAGCTGAGTAGACATTACTCCAGTGAGGCGAAGTCCCACTCATCAG AGAGCCTGGGGATTTTAAAAGACTACCCTCACTCAGCTTTTACTTTagaaaagaaagtcatcaaaacaGAGCCTGAAGATTCAAGATAG
- the NAB1 gene encoding NGFI-A-binding protein 1 isoform X1, with amino-acid sequence MRTSPYHQGACSLRLSPSTVMAAALPRTLGELQLYRILQKANLLSYFDAFIQQGGDDVQQLCEAGEEEFLEIMALVGMASKPLHVRRLQKALRDWVTNPGLFNQPLTSLPVSSIPIYKLPEGSPTWLGISCSSYERNSNAREPHLKIPKCAATTCVQSLGQGKSDVVGSLALQSISESRLWQGHHATESEHSLSPADLGSPASPKESSEALDAAAALSVAECVERMAPTLPKSDLNEVKELLKTNKKLAKMIGHIFEMSDDDPHKEEEIRKYSAIYGRFDSKRKDGKHLTLHELTVNEAAAQLCVKDNALLTRRDELFALARQISREVTYKYTYRTTKSKCGERDELSPKRIKVEDGFPDFQDSVQTLFQQAKAKSEELAALSSQQPEKVMAKQMEFLCTQAGYDRLQHAERRLCAGLYRQSSEEHSPNGLTSDNADGQGERPLNLRMPNLQNRQLHHFVVDGELSRHYSSEAKSHSSESLGILKDYPHSAFTLEKKVIKTEPEDSR; translated from the exons GTTAAGCCCATCCACAGTAATGGCCGCGGCCCTACCCAGGACCCTGGGGGAGTTGCAGCTGTACAGAATATTACAAAAAGCCAATCTGCTTTCTTATTTTGATGCCTTTATCCAACAAGGTGGTGATGATGTCCAGCAACTCTGTGAAGCTGGAGAAGAGGAATTCTTGGAAATCATGGCACTCGTGGGCATGGCTAGCAAGCCCCTTCACGTTAGGAGGCTACAGAAGGCTTTGAGAGACTGGGTTACAAACCCTGGCCTTTTCAATCAGCCGCTGACATCCCTGCCTGTCAGTAGCATACCCATCTATAAATTACCAGAGGGATCACCAACCTGGCTGGGAATATCCTGCAGCAGTTATGAAAGGAACAGCAATGCCCGGGAACCTCATTTAAAAATCCCCAAGTGTGCTGCCACCACCTGTGTGCAGAGCTTGGGACAGGGGAAATCAGACGTGGTGGGGAGCTTAGCGCTGCAGAGTATCAGTGAGTCCCGACTCTGGCAAGGCCACCATGCCACTGAGAGTGAGCACAGCCTCTCCCCAGCTGACCTTGGCTCTCCAGCTTCCCCAAAAGAAAGTAGTGAGGCGCTGGATGCTGCTGCCGCGCTCTCTGTAGCGGAGTGTGTGGAACGAATGGCCCCCACGCTGCCGAAAAGTGACTTAAACGAAGTGAAAGAGCTGCTAAAAACCAACAAGAAGTTGGCCAAAATGATTGGTCACATCTTTGAGATGAGTGATGATGATCCACACAAAGAGGAGGAAATTCGAAAATATAGTGCAATATATGGCAGATTTGACTCCAAGAGAAAGGATGGGAAACACCTCACGCTTCATGAG CTCACTGTTAATGAAGCGGCTGCTCAGCTTTGTGTGAAGGATAACGCTCTACTGACAAGAAGAGATGAACTTTTTGCCCTGGCTAGGCAGATTTCTCGAGAAGTCACCTATAAATATACTTACAGAACCACCAA ATCAAAATGTGGAGAAAGAGATGAATTATCCCCGAAGAGAATTAAAGTGGAG GATGGGTTTCCAGATTTCCAGGACTCTGTGCAGACACTCTTCCAGCAGGCTAAAGCTAAGAGTGAGGAACTCGCTGCTCTTAGTTCACAG CAGCCTGAAAAGGTGATGGCAAAGCAGATGGAGTTCCTTTGCACCCAAGCTGGCTATGACAGACTGCAGCATGCTGAAAGAAGACTGTGTGCAGGACTTTACAGGCAAAGCTCAGAAGAGCACAGCCCTAATGGCTTGACTTCTGATAACGCTGATGGACAAG gcGAAAGACCTTTGAACCTCCGAATGCCTAATTTACAGAACAGACAACTCCATCATTTTGTGGTGGATGGGGAGCTGAGTAGACATTACTCCAGTGAGGCGAAGTCCCACTCATCAG AGAGCCTGGGGATTTTAAAAGACTACCCTCACTCAGCTTTTACTTTagaaaagaaagtcatcaaaacaGAGCCTGAAGATTCAAGATAG
- the NAB1 gene encoding NGFI-A-binding protein 1 isoform X2, which yields MRTSPYHQGACSLRLSPSTVMAAALPRTLGELQLYRILQKANLLSYFDAFIQQGGDDVQQLCEAGEEEFLEIMALVGMASKPLHVRRLQKALRDWVTNPGLFNQPLTSLPVSSIPIYKLPEGSPTWLGISCSSYERNSNAREPHLKIPKCAATTCVQSLGQGKSDVVGSLALQSISESRLWQGHHATESEHSLSPADLGSPASPKESSEALDAAAALSVAECVERMAPTLPKSDLNEVKELLKTNKKLAKMIGHIFEMSDDDPHKEEEIRKYSAIYGRFDSKRKDGKHLTLHELTVNEAAAQLCVKDNALLTRRDELFALARQISREVTYKYTYRTTKSKCGERDELSPKRIKVEDGFPDFQDSVQTLFQQAKAKSEELAALSSQPEKVMAKQMEFLCTQAGYDRLQHAERRLCAGLYRQSSEEHSPNGLTSDNADGQGERPLNLRMPNLQNRQLHHFVVDGELSRHYSSEAKSHSSESLGILKDYPHSAFTLEKKVIKTEPEDSR from the exons GTTAAGCCCATCCACAGTAATGGCCGCGGCCCTACCCAGGACCCTGGGGGAGTTGCAGCTGTACAGAATATTACAAAAAGCCAATCTGCTTTCTTATTTTGATGCCTTTATCCAACAAGGTGGTGATGATGTCCAGCAACTCTGTGAAGCTGGAGAAGAGGAATTCTTGGAAATCATGGCACTCGTGGGCATGGCTAGCAAGCCCCTTCACGTTAGGAGGCTACAGAAGGCTTTGAGAGACTGGGTTACAAACCCTGGCCTTTTCAATCAGCCGCTGACATCCCTGCCTGTCAGTAGCATACCCATCTATAAATTACCAGAGGGATCACCAACCTGGCTGGGAATATCCTGCAGCAGTTATGAAAGGAACAGCAATGCCCGGGAACCTCATTTAAAAATCCCCAAGTGTGCTGCCACCACCTGTGTGCAGAGCTTGGGACAGGGGAAATCAGACGTGGTGGGGAGCTTAGCGCTGCAGAGTATCAGTGAGTCCCGACTCTGGCAAGGCCACCATGCCACTGAGAGTGAGCACAGCCTCTCCCCAGCTGACCTTGGCTCTCCAGCTTCCCCAAAAGAAAGTAGTGAGGCGCTGGATGCTGCTGCCGCGCTCTCTGTAGCGGAGTGTGTGGAACGAATGGCCCCCACGCTGCCGAAAAGTGACTTAAACGAAGTGAAAGAGCTGCTAAAAACCAACAAGAAGTTGGCCAAAATGATTGGTCACATCTTTGAGATGAGTGATGATGATCCACACAAAGAGGAGGAAATTCGAAAATATAGTGCAATATATGGCAGATTTGACTCCAAGAGAAAGGATGGGAAACACCTCACGCTTCATGAG CTCACTGTTAATGAAGCGGCTGCTCAGCTTTGTGTGAAGGATAACGCTCTACTGACAAGAAGAGATGAACTTTTTGCCCTGGCTAGGCAGATTTCTCGAGAAGTCACCTATAAATATACTTACAGAACCACCAA ATCAAAATGTGGAGAAAGAGATGAATTATCCCCGAAGAGAATTAAAGTGGAG GATGGGTTTCCAGATTTCCAGGACTCTGTGCAGACACTCTTCCAGCAGGCTAAAGCTAAGAGTGAGGAACTCGCTGCTCTTAGTTCACAG CCTGAAAAGGTGATGGCAAAGCAGATGGAGTTCCTTTGCACCCAAGCTGGCTATGACAGACTGCAGCATGCTGAAAGAAGACTGTGTGCAGGACTTTACAGGCAAAGCTCAGAAGAGCACAGCCCTAATGGCTTGACTTCTGATAACGCTGATGGACAAG gcGAAAGACCTTTGAACCTCCGAATGCCTAATTTACAGAACAGACAACTCCATCATTTTGTGGTGGATGGGGAGCTGAGTAGACATTACTCCAGTGAGGCGAAGTCCCACTCATCAG AGAGCCTGGGGATTTTAAAAGACTACCCTCACTCAGCTTTTACTTTagaaaagaaagtcatcaaaacaGAGCCTGAAGATTCAAGATAG